In the genome of Coturnix japonica isolate 7356 chromosome Z, Coturnix japonica 2.1, whole genome shotgun sequence, one region contains:
- the LOC107306139 gene encoding uncharacterized protein LOC107306139 isoform X1: protein MLNAIRLALHDWPCFGSCLLTFLVVWTALCCISFSEKCYQQVSVRSQHRAGCTNTQKSGGKVNTNLSKLGLLYLDGMPLCQFLCYNPKCKHCYQAIRKRLLRNNDKWARMRASYNLHSSSSSNSITSCRDVNTDSSSHSSARRNSATQTYLTSFELSCQPETKLRKQRKLHLKHTTINQKILAILGPDGTITFDPGLLSQASQLTDTDPVQPMSDVCHKTRSLPVTVSTSNKRGNLPPGMDSHCVSRLEQELDFWKLLKMHMLRKSIETKLRAFPTIVQQSHRMYTQRIAVRTARTPHHSSTAPIFFCSLEALFLKEEVQEALELHIREKKLHHKWGLPGSLLTKPQVQQASP from the exons ATGCTGAATGCCATAAGACTCGCACTGCATGACTGGCCGTGCTTTGGCTCTTGCCTCCTCACATTCCTGGTGGTGTGGACTGCCCTGTGTTGTATCAGCTTCTCTGAAAAATGTTACCAG CAGGTCTCTGTGAGGagccagcacagggcagggtgCACGAACACACAGAAATCAG GTGGCAAGGTGAACACAAACCTAAGTAAGCTTGGTCTGCTCTACCTGGATGGCATGCCACTGTGCCAGTTCTTGTGTTATAACCCTAAGTGCAAGCACTGCTACCAGGCCATCAGGAAGAGGCTATTACGGAACAATGACAAATGGGCCAGAATGAGGGCCTCCTACAATCTGCACTCCTCTTCATCTTCAAACTCCATCACCTCCTGCAGGGATGTGAACACAGACAGTTCATCCCATTCCTCGGCCAGGAGGAATTCGGCCACCCAAACTTACCTAACCTCTTTTGAACTCTCATGTCAGCCAGAGACAAAGttaagaaaacagaggaaacttCATCTCAAGCACACAACAATAAACCAAAAAATACTGGCAATTCTGGGACCAGATGGCACAATCACCTTTGATCCTGGACTTCTCAGCCAGGCCAGCCAACTTACTGATACAGATCCCGTGCAGCCAATGAGTGATGTTTGCCACAAGACCAGATCACTCCCTGTTACGGTTTCCACTTCTAATAAGCGTGGCAATCTTCCCCCTGGCATGGATTCTCATTGTGTGTCAAGGCTAGAACAAGAACTGGACTTCTGGAAGCTTCTGAAAATGCATATGCTGAGGAAGTCCATAGAGACCAAGCTGAGGGCCTTCCCCACCATTGTGCAGCAGTCACACAGGATGTACACACAGAGGATAGCAGTCCGCACAGCTCGCACACCACACCACTCCAGCACTGCccccattttcttctgttcactgGAGGCTCTGTTCCTGAAGGAAGAAGTGCAGGAGGCCCTGGAGCTCCACATCCGTGAGAAGAAACTGCACCACAAGTGGGGCTTGCCTGGGAGCTTGCTGACAAAGCCTCAGGTACAGCAAGCATCCCCATGA
- the LOC107306139 gene encoding uncharacterized protein LOC107306139 isoform X2 translates to MLNAIRLALHDWPCFGSCLLTFLVVWTALCCISFSEKCYQVSVRSQHRAGCTNTQKSGGKVNTNLSKLGLLYLDGMPLCQFLCYNPKCKHCYQAIRKRLLRNNDKWARMRASYNLHSSSSSNSITSCRDVNTDSSSHSSARRNSATQTYLTSFELSCQPETKLRKQRKLHLKHTTINQKILAILGPDGTITFDPGLLSQASQLTDTDPVQPMSDVCHKTRSLPVTVSTSNKRGNLPPGMDSHCVSRLEQELDFWKLLKMHMLRKSIETKLRAFPTIVQQSHRMYTQRIAVRTARTPHHSSTAPIFFCSLEALFLKEEVQEALELHIREKKLHHKWGLPGSLLTKPQVQQASP, encoded by the exons ATGCTGAATGCCATAAGACTCGCACTGCATGACTGGCCGTGCTTTGGCTCTTGCCTCCTCACATTCCTGGTGGTGTGGACTGCCCTGTGTTGTATCAGCTTCTCTGAAAAATGTTACCAG GTCTCTGTGAGGagccagcacagggcagggtgCACGAACACACAGAAATCAG GTGGCAAGGTGAACACAAACCTAAGTAAGCTTGGTCTGCTCTACCTGGATGGCATGCCACTGTGCCAGTTCTTGTGTTATAACCCTAAGTGCAAGCACTGCTACCAGGCCATCAGGAAGAGGCTATTACGGAACAATGACAAATGGGCCAGAATGAGGGCCTCCTACAATCTGCACTCCTCTTCATCTTCAAACTCCATCACCTCCTGCAGGGATGTGAACACAGACAGTTCATCCCATTCCTCGGCCAGGAGGAATTCGGCCACCCAAACTTACCTAACCTCTTTTGAACTCTCATGTCAGCCAGAGACAAAGttaagaaaacagaggaaacttCATCTCAAGCACACAACAATAAACCAAAAAATACTGGCAATTCTGGGACCAGATGGCACAATCACCTTTGATCCTGGACTTCTCAGCCAGGCCAGCCAACTTACTGATACAGATCCCGTGCAGCCAATGAGTGATGTTTGCCACAAGACCAGATCACTCCCTGTTACGGTTTCCACTTCTAATAAGCGTGGCAATCTTCCCCCTGGCATGGATTCTCATTGTGTGTCAAGGCTAGAACAAGAACTGGACTTCTGGAAGCTTCTGAAAATGCATATGCTGAGGAAGTCCATAGAGACCAAGCTGAGGGCCTTCCCCACCATTGTGCAGCAGTCACACAGGATGTACACACAGAGGATAGCAGTCCGCACAGCTCGCACACCACACCACTCCAGCACTGCccccattttcttctgttcactgGAGGCTCTGTTCCTGAAGGAAGAAGTGCAGGAGGCCCTGGAGCTCCACATCCGTGAGAAGAAACTGCACCACAAGTGGGGCTTGCCTGGGAGCTTGCTGACAAAGCCTCAGGTACAGCAAGCATCCCCATGA